In Trifolium pratense cultivar HEN17-A07 linkage group LG7, ARS_RC_1.1, whole genome shotgun sequence, a genomic segment contains:
- the LOC123897851 gene encoding TMV resistance protein N-like isoform X2: protein MLGTRFADELIGIQPRVEELESLLKLNSTDDEFRAIGIWGMAGIGKTTLASVLYDRVSYQFDASCFIENVSKIYKEGGATAVNKQILRQTMDEKNLETYSSSEISGIIHKRLRNRKFLVVLDNVDLLEQVEELAINSELLGKGSRMIITTRDMHILRVFGAQLSVSHDTCLSYDVYEVPLLNNNDARKLFYRKAFRNEDPTSGCVKLIPEVLKYAQGLPLAVRVVGSFLCTRNANQWRDALYRLRNNPDNKVMDVLQISFDGLHSEEKEIFLHIACFFKGEKEDYVKRILDACGLHPHIGIQSLIERSFISIINQEILMHEMLQELGKKIVRQQFPFQPGSWSRLWLYEDFYSVMTTVTGTNNVNAIILDQKVHISEHPRLMAEGLSIMRGLKILIMYHTNFSGSLNFLSNSLQYLLWYGYPFASLPLNFEPYYLVELNMPRSSIQRLWDGHKDLPCLKRVDLSNSKYLVETPSFAGCRILERLDFTGCMNLSYVHPSIGLLEKLAFLSLEGCSSLVMLVLDGDTASNLYSLKVLHLSGCTQLETISGFNGVSNLEYLDIDQCLSLSTIDHSIGDLKQLKFLSLRDCTNLVSIPESINSMPSLVTIDLCGCLKLENLPLLANMSMSEESNDAIFASVENFDRCYGELISSYYLNSLIFLDLSFCNLSTVPDAIGELRHLERLNLEGNNFVSLPPSMWRLSSLAYLNLAHCSRLQYLPDLQFCATSSGGKYFKMISGSHNHRSGLYIFNCPLLEIAERHNLALSSMMKLIENPCHFRCGLDIVVPGYTVPRWFDHQFAENSSVRITDYMTEFDNWLGFAFCVAFVENCRPATSSSSQYSFSSQLPYPLYLSFESEQMEETFDMPLRLDLNKADGLNTEHLWLIYISRPHCHFVATGAAVTFKAHPDVELKTWGFRMIFEHDISSSFELGTDEVHQQQGYIHVDHVHERSSSKRPEVQLPYNWYVTEEEEKSKILLRYNWHVTEEEEIESREVNVKESRLSNMGLTT, encoded by the exons GGTTTGCTGATGAGCTTATTGGGATACAACCTCGAGTAGAAGAATTAGAAAGCCTGCTGAAATTAAACTCAACAGATGATGAATTCCGAGCTATAGGTATTTGGGGGATGGCTGGAATCGGAAAGACAACTCTTGCTTCCGTCTTGTATGATAGAGTCTCCTATCAGTTTGATGCAAGCTGTTTTATTGAGAACGTAAGCAAAATTTATAAAGAGGGTGGTGCTACTGCTGTAAACAAACAAATCCTTAGGCAAACCATGGATGAAAAAAACCTAGAGACATACAGCTCTTCTGAAATATCTGGAATCATACATAAAAGACTTCGCAACAGAAAGTTTCTTGTAGTTCTTGACAATGTTGATCTATTAGAGCAGGTGGAAGAGTTGGCTATAAATTCCGAGTTGCTTGGTAAAGGAAGTAGAATGATCATTACAACCAGGGATATGCATATTCTAAGAGTGTTTGGAGCACAGTTATCGGTATCTCACGATACATGTTTGTCGTACGATGTGTATGAGGTTCCACTATTGAACAACAATGATGCTCGCAAACTTTTCTATAGAAAAGCTTTCAGAAATGAGGATCCCACTAGCGGATGTGTGAAGTTAATTCCTGAGGTACTAAAATATGCTCAAGGTCTTCCATTAGCAGTTCGAGTAGTGGGTTCTTTCTTGTGTACTCGAAATGCTAACCAATGGAGAGATGCTTTGTATAGATTGAGGAATAATCCAGACAACAAAGTTATGGATGTGCTTCAGATAAGTTTTGACGGATTACATTCAGAGGAAAAAGAAATATTTCTGCATATTGCTTGTTTCTTTAAAGGGGAGAAGGAAGATTATGTGAAGCGTATTCTAGATGCTTGTGGGTTGCACCCTCACATTGGAATTCAAAGTTTGATTGAGAGGTCATTTATAAGTATTATAAATCAGGAAATCCTTATGCATGAAATGCTGCAAGAATTGGGGAAGAAAATTGTTCGGCAACAATTTCCTTTCCAACCAGGATCGTGGAGTAGATTGTGGCTTTATGAGGATTTCTACTCTGTCATGACTACAGTAACA GGAACAAACAATGTTAATGCCATAATTCTAGACCAAAAAGTGCATATCTCGGAACATCCTCGGTTGATGGCTGAAGGATTGTCAATAATGAGGGGACTTAAAATTCTTATAATGTATCATACAAATTTTTCAGGAAGTCTCAACTTCCTTTCTAACAGCTTGCAGTATCTTCTGTGGTATGGTTACCCTTTTGCTTCTTTGCCATTAAATTTTGAGCCTTATTATCTTGTTGAATTGAATATGCCTCGTAGCAGCATCCAACGACTATGGGATGGTCACAAG GATCTCCCTTGTTTGAAAAGGGTGgatttaagcaactccaaatatCTTGTGGAGACTCCTAGTTTTGCTGGATGCAGAATACTCGAGCGTCTAGATTTTACAGGATGCATGAACCTATCGTATGTCCATCCGTCTATTGGACTTCTTGAAAAACTTGCTTTCTTGAGTTTGGAAGGCTGCAGCAGTTTAGTCATGCTAGTTCTTGATGGTGACACTGCATCTAACTTGTATTCTCTCAAAGTTTTGCATCTCTCTGGCTGCACACAACTTGAAACCATATCTGGTTTTAACGGGGTCTCAAATCTTGAGTATCTTGATATTGATCAATGTTTGAGTTTATCAACAATTGATCATTCTATTGGTGATCTTAAACAACTTAAATTCTTGAGTTTAAGAGACTGCACAAATCTTGTCAGTATACCCGAAAGCATTAATTCTATGCCTTCTCTTGTAACTATAGATCTATGTGGGTGCTTAAAACTAGAGAATCTACCCTTGCTGGCAAACATGTCAATGTCTGAAGAAAGTAATGACGCCATATTTGCGTCTGTAGAAAACTTTGATCGCTGTTATGGTGAACTCATATCTTCTTACTATCTGAATTCTTTGATATTTTTGGACCTAAGCTTTTGCAATTTAAGTACAGTACCTGATGCTATTGGAGAGTTACGGCATTTAGAAAGGTTAAATCTTGAAGGAAACAACTTCGTTTCCTTACCGCCTTCAATGTGGAGGCTTTCTAGTCTAGCATATTTAAACTTGGCGCATTGCAGCAGGCTTCAATATTTGCCTGACCTCCAATTTTGTGCTACTTCATCTGGGGGCAAGTATTTCAAAATGATATCCGGATCTCATAATCATAGGTCAGGATTATATATTTTCAACTGTCCCCTCTTGGAGATTGCAGAACGTCATAACTTGGCACTTTCATCGATGATGAAATTAATTGAG AATCCTTGTCATTTCCGGTGTGGCCTTGACATTGTTGTTCCTGGATACACAGTTCCACGGTGGTTTGATCATCAATTTGCGGAAAATTCAAGTGTACGGATAACAGACTATATGACCGAGTTTGACAATTGGCTTGGCTTTGCCTTTTGTGTGGCATTTGTGGAAAACTGTCGTCCTGCAACTTCTAGTTCTTCACAGTATTCATTTTCATCACAGCTGCCATATCCTCTTTATCTTTCTTTTGAAAGTGAACAAATGGAAGAAACCTTCGATATGCCGCTTCGGTTAGACCTGAACAAGGCTGATGGTTTAAATACAGAACATCTCTGGCTAATCTATATCTCTAGACCCCATTGCCATTTTGTGGCAACAGGAGCAGCAGTCACATTTAAAGCACACCCAGATGTGGAGTTGAAAACTTGGGGATTTCGCATGATATTCGAGCATGATATCTCTAGTTCATTCGAGTTAGGGACAGATGAGGTTCATCAACAACAAGGCTATATTCACGTGGATCATGTACATGAGCGTAGCAGCAGTAAGAGGCCTGAAGTCCAGCTTCCTTATAATTGGTATGTTACTGAGGAAGAGGAAAAGTCTAAAATTCTGCTTCGTTATAATTGGCATGTTACTGAGGAAGAGGAAATCGAGAGTAGAGAAGTGAATGTGAAAGAAAGTCGTCTCTCGAATATGGGCCTTACCACGTAG